From the genome of Acomys russatus chromosome 27, mAcoRus1.1, whole genome shotgun sequence, one region includes:
- the LOC127210153 gene encoding uncharacterized LOC729966 homolog: protein MAGSTLLPLALALLLLARPGDSSVILALSEPHSDSATPTSGSTTRSSEPHSDSATPTSGSTTPSSKPHSDSTTASLETTSPPDSSSVEPNPSSAYTEPETASLPSSGSPSSVLTTASWSTPSAPSPGLDAGSQWISTSHRNPGVVIAVCLLVSALLIGSVFTAVRHCNRDVPSFHNLDTVSMSSVSQRLPFADRLQL from the exons ATGGCAGGCTCCACGCTGCTGCCGCTGGCGCTGGCCCTGTTACTGCTAGCAAGACCCGGAGACTCCTCGGTCATCCTTGCATTATCAG AGCCGCACTCTGACTCCGCCACCCCAACCTCTGGCTCCACCACCCGAAGTTCAGAGCCACACTCTGACTCTGCCACCCCAACCTCTGGCTCCACCACCCCTAGTTCAAAGCCCCACTCTGATTCCACCACCGCAAGTCTGGAAACCACCTCCCCTCCAGACTCCAGCTCCGTAGAACCAAACCCAAGTTCAGCCTACACAGAGCCAGAAACagcctctctccccagctctggctCCCCCAGTTCTGTGCTGACCACCGCATCCTGGTCCACGCCCAGTGCGCCCAGTCCTGGCCTAG ATGCAGGCAGCCAGTGGATCTCCACATCACACAGGAACCCAGGCGTAGTGATCgctgtgtgtctgcttgtgtctGCCTTACTCATTGGCTCTGTGTTCACCGCTGTGAGACACTGTAACCGAGACGTGCCATCTTTTCATAATCTGGATACCGTATCCATG AGCAGTGTGAGCCAGAGGCTGCCGTTCGCTGACCGCCTGCAGTTGTGA